In the Calditrichota bacterium genome, CGATCGGCGTACATCAAGACTATCCGCTACTATGCTCTCTTTTTCCCGGCGGTAACATTCCTGTTGTCACTCTCAACGGCACTAATTCTCTTCACGGGCGGCAGGATGATCTATTCCGGAGTCGTCACTTGGGGGCTGTTGGTGGCGTTCCTGCAATACGCCGAGCGATTCTTTAGACCGATTCGCGATCTGGCCGAACGCTACAACACAATGCAGGCAGCAATGGCGGCGGCTGAGCGGGTCTTCTGGGTCCTCGACTCTTCCGTCGAGGAGAAGAGAGGTTCGCGGTTGGATAGACCAGGTACAGGGTATCTAGAGAGCGCCACATTGACGGACATCACCGAAATCTCAGTAGGGCAGGTTGAAGTCCCGCATGCGGAGAAGACCTTGCGATCCTCCGGAGAAATTCACTTCGACCATGTCGGATTCGAATATCTGCGTGGTGAGCCGGTTCTGCAGGATGTATCTTTCATGGTAGAGCCGGGCAGCACGGTGGCGGTTGTCGGGGCGACCGGCGCCGGCAAGACCACGTTGATCAGCCTCCTATTGCGCTTCTGGGATGTAACCTCGGGGCGCATACTGCTGGACGGGGTCGATATCCGCGAGATGCCGCTTTCCGACCTGCGAAGACGATTCGGGGTGGTTCTGCAGGATTCGTTTCTCTTCAGCGGAAGCGTTGCCAGCAATGTCCTTCCCGAGGCCTTGGACGGCAATGCAAACGGTGCGCAGGTCCGTTTGAAGAAGGCACTTAGGGATTCCGGTGCCGGGGATTTCGTCGATCGACTGCCGGAAGGAACGGATGCCGAAGTAGGCGAACGCGGATCTTCCATATCGGTCGGCGAGAGACAAATGCTGGCTATTGCACGGGCTATGGCAGCGGATCCGGAAATCCTTCTGCTTGACGAAGCCACGGCATCGGTGGACACTGGATCCGAACGCCGTATTCAAGAAGCCTTCGACCGGTTGATGGAAGGTCGGACGTCCATCGTCGTTGCCCACCGGCTCTCGACAATACGAAAAGCTGACCGCATCCTGGTGATGCATCAGGGACGATTGAGCGAAGCCGGGACGCACGAAGAGTTATTGTCGCGAAACGGCATCTATACACGCCTACACCGGCTTCAGTTCGCGGACGAAAATTGACCGCAATAGAGAGAATCGCACAGGCTTTCCCAACACTGATCGACGATTGTCGTCGATCACTGAACTAAATCAACCAAACGCGCAATATCTCAGACCAGAAATGCTCATTTTCGACCATCATCGCCCCGGTGTCCGTTGCGGCTACATGCCGAAGAGCAGCGCTCTCGATGAGCGTCCGGGACCAGCCTTGGAACATCTGCGCGACGACCTTGACCTCCCACAGGTAGCCGAACCGGAGGTGATGCGGCATTTTGTGAACCTCTCGACCTTGAATCACCACGTTGACAAGGGTTTCTATCCCCTTGGCTCGTGCACGATGAAGTATAATCCCAAGATCAACGAGAACGTCGCCGCACTTCCCAGATTCGCCGGACTTCACCCCCATCAGCCGGAAGAGACCCTTCAGGGGGCTTTGAAGTTGATGCTTGAACTGGAACATTGGCTGGCTGAAATCACGGGACTGGAAGCCGTAACACTTCAGCCCGCAGCCGGTTCGCACGGCGAACTGACCGGCATTTTCGTAGCCCGGTCTTACCACTTGTCCAGGGGGGAGC is a window encoding:
- a CDS encoding ABC transporter ATP-binding protein; this translates as MPRKALKEDDRLPVVPVANRDERVDDPSGDGGVKHVDSSAGREAMPDDTVLGQAFDLQLTRRLLTYLRPYRAQLAIAIGLLLSATVVELAGPLVLKKGIDDHVSTGRIDGLGSIVLVYLGVLMLGLILRFYQIYSASWIGERVVFDLRRLLFDRVQHLPLSRIDSRPVGWWMTRVANDVQTLNEMFSTVVVSVFGDFLALAGIVGILFYLDWRLALVTLSVLPPLVLVVALFRKRVRRNFRIIREALAKLNGFIQERISGVRTVQLFGRETASEREFQPLNHAFRSAYIKTIRYYALFFPAVTFLLSLSTALILFTGGRMIYSGVVTWGLLVAFLQYAERFFRPIRDLAERYNTMQAAMAAAERVFWVLDSSVEEKRGSRLDRPGTGYLESATLTDITEISVGQVEVPHAEKTLRSSGEIHFDHVGFEYLRGEPVLQDVSFMVEPGSTVAVVGATGAGKTTLISLLLRFWDVTSGRILLDGVDIREMPLSDLRRRFGVVLQDSFLFSGSVASNVLPEALDGNANGAQVRLKKALRDSGAGDFVDRLPEGTDAEVGERGSSISVGERQMLAIARAMAADPEILLLDEATASVDTGSERRIQEAFDRLMEGRTSIVVAHRLSTIRKADRILVMHQGRLSEAGTHEELLSRNGIYTRLHRLQFADEN